One Apodemus sylvaticus chromosome 14, mApoSyl1.1, whole genome shotgun sequence DNA window includes the following coding sequences:
- the Ppp1r3g gene encoding protein phosphatase 1 regulatory subunit 3G, whose amino-acid sequence MEPSGEQLQSSEASISTSSGDQSSAEEPSSVPEVLGVESGTSETPISDAQLQDRPLSPQKEAALPEQEELQEYRRSRARSFSLPADPILQAAKLLQQRQQAGQSSSESGEPAGDCCSKCKKRVQFADSLGLSLASVKHFSEAEEPQVPPAVLSRLHSFPLRSEDLQQLGGLLAVAKMPAPLLVPRARLRPLFQLPGLRAAEERLRRQRVCLERVQCSLPPRAEVTGSGRVVSCPGPRAVAVRYTFTEWRTFLDVPAELHPESLEPLAPVRSGNSRSGAEGSEEEPSTERFCFSLCLPPGLQPKEGEDFDSCGVAIHFAVSYRCEQGEYWDNNEGANYTLRYECSTDPL is encoded by the coding sequence ATGGAGCCCTCCGGGGAGCAGCTACAAAGTTCCGAAGCGTCCATCTCTACGTCTTCCGGAGATCAGTCATCCGCGGAAGAGCCGTCGTCGGTCCCTGAGGTCTTAGGGGTGGAGAGTGGCACCTCTGAGACCCCGATCTCTGACGCTCAGCTCCAGGACAGGCCCCTGTCGCCGCAGAAAGAGGCAGCTCTCCCGGAACAGGAGGAGCTACAGGAATATCGCCGCTCTCGTGCGCGCTCCTTTTCTTTGCCCGCAGACCCCATCCTGCAGGCGGCCAAGCTactgcagcagaggcagcaggcgGGACAGTCCAGCTCGGAGAGTGGCGAGCCGGCTGGGGACTGCTGCTCCAAGTGTAAGAAGCGCGTGCAGTTCGCCGACTCCCTGGGACTGAGCCTGGCTAGCGTGAAGCACTTCAGCGAGGCGGAGGAGCCGCAGGTGCCGCCGGCTGTGCTCTCCCGTCTCCACAGCTTTCCGCTGCGCTCCGAGGACCTGCAGCAGCTGGGGGGGCTGCTGGCAGTGGCAAAGATGCCCGCGCCCCTCTTGGTGCCGCGCGCCCGTCTCCGACCCCTCTTCCAGCTCCCGGGGCTGCGCGCTGCAGAGGAGCGCCTGCGGCGACAGCGAGTGTGCCTGGAGCGAGTGCAGTGTTCCCTGCCGCCCCGCGCAGAGGTGACCGGCTCTGGCCGGGTGGTCAGCTGTCCCGGACCCAGGGCAGTGGCGGTGCGATACACTTTCACCGAGTGGCGCACCTTTTTGGACGTGCCGGCCGAGCTGCATCCGGAGTCACTGGAGCCTCTGGCTCCGGTGCGGTCCGGGAACTCCCGATCAGGGGCTGAAGGTAGTGAGGAGGAGCCGAGCACCGAGCGTTTCTGCTTCTCGCTGTGCCTGCCACCGGGGCTGCAGCCCAAAGAAGGAGAGGATTTTGACTCGTGTGGAGTCGCTATTCATTTTGCCGTCAGCTACCGCTGCGAACAGGGGGAATACTGGGACAACAACGAAGGGGCCAACTACACCTTGCGTTATGAGTGCTCCACAGACCCGCTCTGA